One genomic segment of Jaculus jaculus isolate mJacJac1 chromosome 2, mJacJac1.mat.Y.cur, whole genome shotgun sequence includes these proteins:
- the Ocm gene encoding oncomodulin — MSITDVLSADDIAAALQECQDPDTFEPQKFFQTSGLAKMSASQVKDVFRFLDNDQSGYLDEEELKFFLQKFESGARELTESETKSLMAAADSDGDGKIGADEFQEMVHS; from the exons ATGAGCATCACAGACGTGCTCAGTGCTGATGACATCGCGGCTGCCCTTCAGGAATGCCAGG ACCCAGATACTTTCGAACCCCAGAAATTCTTCCAGACATCAGGCCTTGCCAAGATGTCGGCCAGTCAGGTGAAGGACGTCTTCCGGTTCTTAGACAATGACCAGAGTGGATACCTCGATGAAGAAGAGCTTAA GTTCTTCCTCCAGAAGTTTGAGAGTGGTGCACGAGAATTGACCGAATCAGAAACCAAGTCCTTGATGGCCGCGGCCGACAGTGATGGAGACGGGAAGATCGGCGCTGATG